A window of Pyrinomonadaceae bacterium genomic DNA:
CTACAGCCTGCTCGACGGCGCAATCCAAATCAAACCCCTTTCCGAACGCCTGGAAACGCTGGGCATGAACGCGTGCGCGATGACCGATCACGGCAACATGTACGGCGCAATCACGTTCTACAACACGATGAAGGCGAAGGGGATTAAGCCGATTATCGGATGCGAGACCTATCTCGCCATCGGTAACCGGAAAGATCGAGCGGGTGCCACCGCCGCGGGAGAAAAAAGAAATCATCACTTGATTCTGCTGGCGAAAGACCTCGAAGGCTACAAAAACCTTTCCCGCCTGACGTCCAAAGCCTTTACCGAAGGCTTCTATTACAAGCCGCGAATCGACAAAGAGCTGCTCGCGAAACACAGCAAGGGTTTGATCGCGCTTTCCTCATGCATGTCCGGCGTGCCTTCGGCTCTCTTAGCTCAGGATCGTTTCGAAGATGCTGCGACTCAGGCGCTCGAGTTTGAGGACATCATGGGGAAAGGGAACTACTTCCTCGAGATTCAGGAGCACGGTCTCGAGGCGCAGGCCCGCATACGAAAGCCTCTGGTCGAACTCTCAAAGAAAACGGGAATACCTCTGGTCGCGACGAACGATGCGCATTACCTGATGCCGGACGATGCGCGCGCGCATGACCTCTTGCTGTGCATTGGCTCAGGCAAGACCGTTAACGATGAGAACCGTCTGAAGTACAAGACGCCGAACTTCTATGTTCGCTCGCCTGATGAGATGTGGCAGATCTTCGGAGCCGAGCTTCCCGAGGTTTTGACTCGCACGGTCGAGATTGCCGACATGTGCGACCTCGAGATGCCCAAGGGCATCAACTACCTGCCGAACTACCCGATACCCGCCAGCGAATCTGGCCTGTCATCGGACGAGTACTTCGAGAAGGTCGTGCGCGACGGTTATCAGACCCGGAAAGAGCGTGTGTGGGACGGCGAACTCGCGAATGGAACGCTGACCTGCCCCATGGAAGATTACGAGAAGCGCTTGTGGCACGAGATGCAGGTCATTAAGCGCATGGGCTATGCGGGTTACTTCCTGATCGTCTGGGACTTTGTGAAGTACGCGAAGGAGAATGGCATCCCGGTCGGGCCTGGCCGTGGGTCCTCAGCCGGGTCGCTGGTCGCATATTGTCTCGGGATCACTGATGTAGATCCTTTAAGGTATAACCTCTTCTTCGAGCGATTCCTTAACCCTGAACGCGTGTCGATGCCCGATATTGATATTGATTTTTGCGTGCGCGGGCGTGGAAAAGTCATTAATCACGTCGCCGAGCTCTATGGCCGCGACTCCGTCTGTCAGATCGTGACCTTCGGAACGCTGGCCTCGCGCGCTGCTATCAAAGACGTCGGCCGCGCGCTCGACATGCCTTACGCCGAGGTCGATCGCATCTCCAAAATGATACCGCCGCCCGTGCGCGGCCGGAACGTGAGCATCACCCAAGCCATTGAACAGGTGCCCGAACTGCGGAAATCGATGGAAACAAATCCGCAGGTGAGTGACCTAATCGACCTGGCGCGCCGGCTTGAAGGCTGCGCCCGGCACGTTTCGGTACATGCGGCGGGCGTAGTCATTACTCCTGAGCCACTCGAAGAACTCATTCCCATCGCCGTCTCAGCCAAGGACGAGGTCACCACGCAGTACGAAATGACCGACCTGGAGAAGGTGGGCGTTCTTAAGATGGACTTCCTCGCGCTTAATACGCTTACCATCATAAGCGACTGCTTAAAGAGCATAAAGCAATCGCTTACAGAGGAAATCCTTTGGGAAAAGGTTTCGCTTAACGATCCGAAGACTATGCAACTGTTTGGCGAAGGCCGCACGGATGCGATTTTTCAGTTTGAATCCGGTGGGATGGCCGAGCTTTGCCGGAAGCTTAAGCCCAAGAGCATCGAGGATCTCTCCGCCCTTAACGCGCTCTATCGCCCCGGGCCAATCGACGGCGGCATGGTGGACGACTTCATTCAGCGGTATCACGGGAAGAAGAGCGTCCGCTACATCGTGCCTGAGATGAAGGAGATTCTCGAGTCCACGCAGGGCGTAATCATTTATCAGGAGCAAGCGATGCTCCTGGCCCAGAAGCTGGCCGGGTACACAATGGCTGAGGCCGACAGCCTGCGCAAATCAATGGGAAAGAAGAACCGCGAGGAGATGGCCGAACAGGAACAGAAATTTGTCCTGGGGGCGGTCGCGCGCGGCATCAAGCAGGACAAGGCGCAGCAGATCTTCTCGCTGATGCGGCAGTTTGCGGACTACGGATTCGTGAAAGCGCACAGTCTTGCCTATGCGTATCTCGCTTTCCAGACGGCGTATCTTAAGGCCCACTATCCGGAACACTTTTATGCCGCCGTGCTCTCGAACGAAATTGAAGACACGGCCAAGGTTTTCAAGTACACGAAAGAAATGCGAGGGCAGGGAATTGAGCTGCTCCCGCCGGACGTTAACGAAAGTGACGTCGGCTTCACACCTCTCAAAGGCGCCATTCGATATGGACTGGCCGCGATTAAGGGAATTGGGTTCGCAAGTGTCAGCGCGATTATCCGGGCGCGCCAGAGCGGGCCTTTCCAATCGATGACCGATTTCGCCGAACGCCTTGAAGAAGGGGGAATCAACAAGCGCGTGCTGGAAGGATTGGTTTGCAGTGGCGCCTTTGATTCCGTGAAAGGAGAGACGCCGACAAATCTCTGGCGCGCCGCTTTGTGCGGCCAAATTGACAGCGCGCTCGCCGGCGCCGCGCGGGTGAAGAAAGCGAAAGCGATGGGGCAGGACGATCTTTTTGGCGCTGCACCTCCGCCTCCGCCGGCAGCGATGACGGTTCGCGCGGATGTGCAACCGTGGACGCTGGTGGAGATGCTCACGGCAGAAAAGAAGGCCCTGGGCTTTTACATTACGGCGCATCCGCTGGATGATTACAGCGAGACGATTTCGAAGCTCGGCGCCTCGGCTTCAAATGAATTGGCCGCGAACGAGAGCGGCATGCGGGCGCGCGTCGCGGGACTGATTAAAGACCTGCAGTTGCGCACGACCAAGAAGGGCGATCGATTCGCGCTGTTTCAGCTGGAAGATCATGCCGGCACGGTAAAATGCGTTGCCTGGCCGGAACCATTCCGCAAGCATGGCAACAAGCTGCGCGCCGAAGCTGTCGTCCTGGTAACGGGCCGCGTTGAGAACAATGACGACTCAACGACACTAATCCTCGATAAGGTGGATGAACTCGATCAGGCAATTCAGCAGAAGGCGACTGAGGTTATAATTCGGCTGCCGGTCCAGGACGAACTAGCGAAGATGTGTGAATCGGTGAAAGCAGTTTTAGAGAACGCGCGCGGTGAATGCGATGTTTTTCTCGAAGTGCTATCCAACGGCTCGCGCGTGCGCATGCGCGCGCATCCATCACTCAGAGTCCAGGGCAGCACACAACTCGAAGATGCCTTGCGCGCGCTTGGGTGCGAAGTACACTGGGAAGGCCACACTTCGCCGGTGCGCGCCGCAGCGGCCGCATCGAACTAAACAATGGCGGACCAGGACACTCAACCGAATCCAGCCACCGCTTTCGAGCGGGTGCAGCTTGCGCGCCATCCGGATCGGCCTTACACCCTCGATTTCATTGAGCGGCTCTTCGAAGACTTCGTGGAAATCCATGGCGACCGTCGTTACGCAGACGACCCGGCGATCGTCTGTGGGTTTGCGCGCTTTCACGGAATGCCGATCGCGGCAATCGGGCACCAGAAGGGGCGCGACACCAAGCAGCGGCAAGTGCGTAATTTCGGGATGCCAAAGCCCGAGGGCTATCGAAAAGCTTTGCGCGCGATGAAGCTCGCGGAAAAATTCGATCGACCAATCTTTTGTTTCATCGACACACCGGGTGCCTACCCCGGCATCGACGCGGAAGAGCGTGGACAGGCTGAGGCGATCGCTTACAACCTTCGCGAGATGGCCAAGATGAACGTGCCGATCATTGTGACCGTGATCGGTGAAGGCGGATCCGGAGGGGCGCTGGCGATCGGCGTTGGCGATCAAGTGCTGATGCTCGAAAACGCGATCTATTCAGTAATTTCTCCGGAAGGGTGCGCCGCGATTCTGTGGAAGGATTCATCGCAAGCGGCCAGGGCTGCGGAGGAACTGAAACTGACGGCCCAGGATCTGAAGAAGGCGGGGCTGGTTGATGAAGTGATTGCCGAACCAAAGGAAGGCGCGCACAAATCTCACGACGAAACGGCGAAGCTACTGGATGCCGTCCTCTGTTCACGACTGGCTGAATCCGTAAGCACAAACCCGAAAGACCGGCTAACACGACGTTACGCCAAGCTCAGAGAGTTGGGTAAGTGGGGCATTGCTGAAGTGGCTGGCTAATTCGCTAGTGTGTCCTGCTTCGAAATTTAATCTACGGTTGAATCCCACGACTAACTCCATGTCATCCGACTGGTAGCGTCAGGTAACGATTGGTCACTTCTTGCGTCTGTTTATGACGACGTAAACCAGGACGCAAGTCAGGATAATCGCAACTATGATGTAAACCGAGTTCTGTCCTGCTTTGTAGGCGGCACTATCCTTATCTACTTGAAGGATTAGCCAAAGAATATGGGCTAGCACAGAGGGCTTATATCACCGATAACGGTGGGCAACAATAGTCGCCATCGTGATCGCCTCCACAGGCGGTGGCAGTAGCCCGCCTCTAAACTTTCAAAAAAAAATTCAAATAAAGCTAGAAAGGCACGTCGTCATCGTTCATGTCGGGCGCTTGCATCGGTGCGTCCTGAGGCGCAGCGGCCGCTCGCGCCGCTTGCGGAGCACCTTCATCACGCGCACCGCCACCACCGATGAACTGCATATCCGTGGCGTGAACTTCTAACGTGTGACGAGGCTTCCCGTCACGATCCGTCCACTCCTCGACGCGCAATCGACCCTCGATATAAACCGGGCGCCCGCGTTGTAAGTACTGAGAAGCGGTCTCCGCCTGGCGGCCCCAAAGCGTCACGCGAAACCAGGTGGTGATGTCGTTATTTTCACCGGTAGTCCGATCCTTGCGTCGCTCGTTCGTGGCGAGACTGAAACTGCAAACGGGAGTTCCTTGCGGCGTGTAGCGCAACTCGGGATCACGACCGAGATTGCCGACCAGAGTGATCTTATTGAAAGACATTTTCGTTCTCCGTTAGTCTGCCGCCCTAGAAGGGAGTCAGGAGTATAAAAGCGAGCGGCGATCCTACTAAGACGTTCGCGACTGGTCAAGCAGGACAAGGTTTTTACTTCGCGTGTGTTTGCGGCTTGGGTATTTGCGTGAACCTGCTGTTTTCGTGGAGTACGATTTCATGCAAAGAAGCAAAGTGGCAAAGAATCGCAAACGCAAGAATGACATCACACAACCGCGCGTCATTGATAGAAAGAAGTTAGCTAAATCTGCTAGACTCAGGCCGTAATCTCCTGAACTCATGAGCGCGAGCGTTTACGTCGAAACGTTTGGATGTCAGATGAATGTCGCTGATAGCGAGCGGGCAGTCGTGCGTCTGCGCGATGCCGGCTACGAACTGACGAACGGGCCGGCGCAAGCGGATGTTGTGATTTTTAATACGTGTTCCGTTCGTGAGCGTGCCGCGCACAAAGTGTTTACGCGCATTGGTGAAGTCCGGCGCATGCGACTTGGCAGCGAACCGGTCATTGGCGTCATGGGTTGTGTGGCGCAGCTCGAAGGCCGGACGCTTTTCGACAACTCGCCTTCGGTGAATCTGGTTGTGGGCACGCGTGCAACGGATCGCCTGCCGGCCCTGATTGATCGCGCGCTCGACGGAGAGCGCCGCATCATCGATCTGGACGAGCGCGGGGAGACCGAAGCGTGGGACTTGCCGGCGAGCGCGCGGACCTCGCCCTATGTCGCGTTTGTTCCGATCATTGAAGGCTGCAACAAGTTCTGCACTTACTGCATCGTTCCTTTTTCGCGCGGCCGCGAAAAGAGCCGCTCTGCGACGGACATCGTCAGCGAGATAAGGCAACTTCGCGATTACGGCTATCGCGAGATTCACCTGATTGGCCAGAACGTCAACAGCTACCGGCCGAAGACGGAAGCGGGGCTGGAAAACTTCAAAGGTGCGACGTTGTTTTCGCGTCTGCTGCGGGCCGTCGCCGCGACGGGGATCGAGCGGATTAAGTTTACGACGTCGTTTCCGCGCGATTTTCATCCCGACATCGTCGCCGCGATCGAAGATCACGAAAATCTTTGCAACTGGGTGCACCTGCCGGTTCAATCGGGAAGCGATCGCATACTGCGCGCAATGCGACGCGGTCATACGGCGGCTGATTATCTGCGACGGATTGAAGTCATCAAGCAGGCGCGACGGAAGATCGCGATTACCAGTGATATCATCGTCGGGTTCCCCGGCGAGACTGAGCAGGACTTTCGCGATACGATGGGTCTGGTGGAAAGCGTGGGTTACGACGCGCTTTACATCTTCAAGTATTCAGAGCGACCGGACACGCCCGCCGCAAAGCTTGATGATGACGTCACCAGGAACGAGAAGTCGGCGCGCTTCATGGAACTTGAAGCTCTGCAAAGACGACAGCAGAAAACGATTTACGAAAGTTACCTTGGTCGTGAAGTAAACGTGCTGGCTGAAGCCGTGAGTTCGAAATCTAAAGCAGACTTTTCGGGTCACACAACCTGTCACAAGGTCGTAAACTTCCCCCGGCAATCGATGCAACTTGGCGAAGTGGCAAAGGTTAGAATTACCAACGTCTACAAGAACAGCCTGTATGGGGAAGCATTAGCAGCGGCGTAACTTTAGCAAGGAAGAGCAAGCGGGAGATTCGCTATGGAAATCGAGGTCAAAATTCGGGCGTTGATGATGGATCCGAATAGCGGCACTCCGATTATTATTCTCAAAGATGTAAACAGCGAGACGATGCTTCCCATCTGGGTCGGCGCTTACGAGGCAAATGCCATTGCCCTCGAGATTGAGAAAATCGCCCCGCCCCGGCCGATGACT
This region includes:
- the dnaE gene encoding DNA polymerase III subunit alpha yields the protein MTQGKPFVHLHLHTDYSLLDGAIQIKPLSERLETLGMNACAMTDHGNMYGAITFYNTMKAKGIKPIIGCETYLAIGNRKDRAGATAAGEKRNHHLILLAKDLEGYKNLSRLTSKAFTEGFYYKPRIDKELLAKHSKGLIALSSCMSGVPSALLAQDRFEDAATQALEFEDIMGKGNYFLEIQEHGLEAQARIRKPLVELSKKTGIPLVATNDAHYLMPDDARAHDLLLCIGSGKTVNDENRLKYKTPNFYVRSPDEMWQIFGAELPEVLTRTVEIADMCDLEMPKGINYLPNYPIPASESGLSSDEYFEKVVRDGYQTRKERVWDGELANGTLTCPMEDYEKRLWHEMQVIKRMGYAGYFLIVWDFVKYAKENGIPVGPGRGSSAGSLVAYCLGITDVDPLRYNLFFERFLNPERVSMPDIDIDFCVRGRGKVINHVAELYGRDSVCQIVTFGTLASRAAIKDVGRALDMPYAEVDRISKMIPPPVRGRNVSITQAIEQVPELRKSMETNPQVSDLIDLARRLEGCARHVSVHAAGVVITPEPLEELIPIAVSAKDEVTTQYEMTDLEKVGVLKMDFLALNTLTIISDCLKSIKQSLTEEILWEKVSLNDPKTMQLFGEGRTDAIFQFESGGMAELCRKLKPKSIEDLSALNALYRPGPIDGGMVDDFIQRYHGKKSVRYIVPEMKEILESTQGVIIYQEQAMLLAQKLAGYTMAEADSLRKSMGKKNREEMAEQEQKFVLGAVARGIKQDKAQQIFSLMRQFADYGFVKAHSLAYAYLAFQTAYLKAHYPEHFYAAVLSNEIEDTAKVFKYTKEMRGQGIELLPPDVNESDVGFTPLKGAIRYGLAAIKGIGFASVSAIIRARQSGPFQSMTDFAERLEEGGINKRVLEGLVCSGAFDSVKGETPTNLWRAALCGQIDSALAGAARVKKAKAMGQDDLFGAAPPPPPAAMTVRADVQPWTLVEMLTAEKKALGFYITAHPLDDYSETISKLGASASNELAANESGMRARVAGLIKDLQLRTTKKGDRFALFQLEDHAGTVKCVAWPEPFRKHGNKLRAEAVVLVTGRVENNDDSTTLILDKVDELDQAIQQKATEVIIRLPVQDELAKMCESVKAVLENARGECDVFLEVLSNGSRVRMRAHPSLRVQGSTQLEDALRALGCEVHWEGHTSPVRAAAAASN
- the miaB gene encoding tRNA (N6-isopentenyl adenosine(37)-C2)-methylthiotransferase MiaB, giving the protein MSASVYVETFGCQMNVADSERAVVRLRDAGYELTNGPAQADVVIFNTCSVRERAAHKVFTRIGEVRRMRLGSEPVIGVMGCVAQLEGRTLFDNSPSVNLVVGTRATDRLPALIDRALDGERRIIDLDERGETEAWDLPASARTSPYVAFVPIIEGCNKFCTYCIVPFSRGREKSRSATDIVSEIRQLRDYGYREIHLIGQNVNSYRPKTEAGLENFKGATLFSRLLRAVAATGIERIKFTTSFPRDFHPDIVAAIEDHENLCNWVHLPVQSGSDRILRAMRRGHTAADYLRRIEVIKQARRKIAITSDIIVGFPGETEQDFRDTMGLVESVGYDALYIFKYSERPDTPAAKLDDDVTRNEKSARFMELEALQRRQQKTIYESYLGREVNVLAEAVSSKSKADFSGHTTCHKVVNFPRQSMQLGEVAKVRITNVYKNSLYGEALAAA
- a CDS encoding single-stranded DNA-binding protein, translated to MSFNKITLVGNLGRDPELRYTPQGTPVCSFSLATNERRKDRTTGENNDITTWFRVTLWGRQAETASQYLQRGRPVYIEGRLRVEEWTDRDGKPRHTLEVHATDMQFIGGGGARDEGAPQAARAAAAPQDAPMQAPDMNDDDVPF
- a CDS encoding acetyl-CoA carboxylase carboxyltransferase subunit alpha; translated protein: MADQDTQPNPATAFERVQLARHPDRPYTLDFIERLFEDFVEIHGDRRYADDPAIVCGFARFHGMPIAAIGHQKGRDTKQRQVRNFGMPKPEGYRKALRAMKLAEKFDRPIFCFIDTPGAYPGIDAEERGQAEAIAYNLREMAKMNVPIIVTVIGEGGSGGALAIGVGDQVLMLENAIYSVISPEGCAAILWKDSSQAARAAEELKLTAQDLKKAGLVDEVIAEPKEGAHKSHDETAKLLDAVLCSRLAESVSTNPKDRLTRRYAKLRELGKWGIAEVAG